A portion of the Poecile atricapillus isolate bPoeAtr1 chromosome 7, bPoeAtr1.hap1, whole genome shotgun sequence genome contains these proteins:
- the LOC131581073 gene encoding uncharacterized protein LOC131581073: protein MVWCKHSNSHLFLSLLSLLSLETSFLIAIMIICNISAIKDWSTFLSQILPSVNKTLNLVQQVEATTSSVVSVLQDPEQDSYLSNSQSMNSSNFTAGLDHLFQYSYSDNDQLYKEYKPPPRDAIPLPKAVLYLLMAALVVVAVAYAIVGHLIKDLIYDFVDWIFGPSPDDNSNKSDINCISNSVNEMSELPEAPRHRERQPQDVVIAISETCHLPQQT, encoded by the exons ATGGTTTGGTGTAAGCACAGCAATTCTCacctctttctctcccttttaaGTCTCTTGAGCTTGGAGACCTCTTTCCTCATTGCAATTATGATTATTTGCAACATCAGTGCCATCAAAGATTGGAGcactttcctttcccaaatcctccccagcGTTAACAAGACTCTGAACTTGGTACAGCAAGTGGAAGCCACCACCAGCTCGGTGGTAAGTGTCCTCCAGGACCCCGAGCAGGACAGCTACCTGTCCAATAGCCAGTCCATGAACTCCAGCAACTTCACAGCTGGCCTGGACCACTTGTTCCAGTACTCATACTCGGACAATGACCAGCTCTACAAGGAGTACAAACCCCCTCCTCGAGATGCCATTCCTCTGCCCAAGGCTGTCCTCTACCTTCTCATGGCAGCcctggtggtggtggcagtggcGTACGCCATCGTCGGCCATCTCATCAAGGACCTCATTTACGACTTTGTAG aCTGGATCTTTGGCCCCAGCCCGGATGACAACAGCAACAAGAGCGACATCAACTGCATCAGCAACAGCGTCAACGAGATGAGTGAGCTGCCCGAGGCTCCGCGGCACCGGGAGCGCCAGCCCCAGGACGTGGTCATTGCCATCAGCGAGACTTGCCACTTGCCACAGCAGACGTGA